In Capsicum annuum cultivar UCD-10X-F1 chromosome 11, UCD10Xv1.1, whole genome shotgun sequence, one genomic interval encodes:
- the LOC107847478 gene encoding armadillo repeat-containing protein 8 isoform X3, which yields MPASASSPPPPPPPTNSRHEDLIGRLSSSSTHAKLKALRDLKNQIIGNRTKKLCFLKLGAVPPITSILSSAAGGGDDAELNVSLIIQSAAAIGSFACGFDDGVKAVLDAGVFNILLSLISYPNDKVVSAAARSLKFIYQSKLAPRYDFLQGNNMEFIQSLLNSENENVTGLGASIITHSCQTNMQQKALSDTGIIKKLICMLGGSVTQKEASLESLATILKGNPDVILKFMEPENGGALGTVNELTKDKNARTRLLACMCLIVIRNSSPSCLQDLRIKTKLILILLELLEDDQVGDEAPFALSSLIAEKEDLQVLAFEANVIDKLVNHLRKGPLLSRRLEGILIALANMCSRLERCRDRLLSLEAMKFVTDALSQDSGEVRAAACICLKNVSRSVKNLSAGLFMNENFVVPLVRLLFDDLTFVQVSALDAISNIVVDFLAHKKIFMQCGGVKQLVQLSKSMDSTIRVKAVCALRNLTFLVNDQCKEEILSELTQLTLGSLICDPETCVQEQSLSLVRNLVDGPLDSIQHVFAEDALLLHAVGQQLQSASKAEVLIQV from the exons ATGCCGGCTTCAGCATCGTCGCCGCCGCCTCCTCCTCCTCCGACCAACAGCCGTCATGAAGATCTAATCGGACGCCTCAGCTCTTCCTCCACCCACGCTAAACTCAAAGCGCTCCGTGacctcaaaaatcaaatcatcggTAACCGTACAAAAAAACTGTGTTTCCTTAAACTCGGCGCCGTTCCTCCTATCACCTCCATACTCTCCTCCGCCGCCGGTGGCGGTGATGACGCGGAGCTGAATGTTTCGTTGATTATTCAATCGGCGGCGGCTATTGGTAGCTTTGCGTGTGGATTTGATGATGGTGTTAAAGCGGTACTTGATGCTGGTGTTTTTAATATTCTTCTTTCCCTTATTTCTTATCCTAATGATAAG GTAGTCAGTGCAGCTGCTCGTTCCCTTAAGTTCATTTATCAATCTAAGTTAGCCCCAAGGTATGATTTTCTACAGGGGAACAATATGGAATTTATCCAGTCACTACTGAATAGTGAAAATGAGAATGTGACTGGACTTGGTGCAAGTATCATTACACATTCTTGTCAGACAAATATGCAGCAGAAGGCATTAAGTGATACTGGAATTATTAAAAAACTCATTTGTATGCTTGGAGGGTCTGTAACTCAAAAAGAGGCTAGTTTAGAGTCTCTAGCCACTATTCTGAAGGGAAATCCTGATGTTATATTAAAGTTCATGGAACCTGAAAATGGAGGCGCGTTGGGTACTGTTAATGAATTGACCAAGGATAAAAATGCCCGGACAAGATTGCTTGCTTGCATGTGCTTGATTGTCATTAGGAACTCTTCTCCTTCTTGCCTTCAAGATTTACGAATCAAAACAAAATTGATACTAATACTACTTGAGCTTCTTGAGGATGATCAAGTCGGAGATGAAGCTCCTTTTGCCTTGTCTAGTTTAATTGCAGAAAAGGAGGATTTGCAAGTATTAGCGTTTGAGGCAAATGTTATCGATAAACTTGTCAACCACCTGCGGAAAGGTCCATTACTGTCAAGACGTTTGGAAGGAATCCTTATTGCATTGGCTAACATGTGTTCGAGACTGGAACGCTGCAGGGATCGGCTTTTGTCATTAGAG GCTATGAAGTTTGTAACTGATGCCTTGAGTCAGGATAGTGGTGAAGTGCGTGCTGCAGCTTGTATTTGTTTGAAAAACGTTTCTCGCTCAGTCAAG AATCTTAGTGCAGGTCTATTTATGAATGAGAACTTTGTTGTTCCCTTGGTTCGGCTTTTATTTGATGATTTGACCTTTGTCCAG GTTTCTGCCCTTGATGCCATCAGCAACATAGTGGTTGATTTCTTGGCGCATAAGAAAATATTTATGCAATGTGGAGGTGTGAAGCAGCTCGTTCAGCTTTCGAAGTCAATGGATTCAACTATTAGGGTAAAAGCCGTGTGTGCTTTAAGGAACCTAACATTCCTTGTGAACGACCAGTGTAAAGAGGAAATTCTATCAGAGCTCACACAGTTAACCTTAGGAAGCCTGATTTGTG ATCCTGAAACTTGTGTTCAAGAGCAATCTTTGTCTTTGGTTCGTAATCTTGTTGATGGGCCTCTAGATTCTATCCAGCATGTCTTTGCTGAGGACGCTCTTCTGCTGCATGCTGTTGGACAGCAACTGCAAAGTGCTTCAAAAGCCGAAGTCCTTATTCAG GTTTAA
- the LOC107847478 gene encoding armadillo repeat-containing protein 8 isoform X1, translating to MPASASSPPPPPPPTNSRHEDLIGRLSSSSTHAKLKALRDLKNQIIGNRTKKLCFLKLGAVPPITSILSSAAGGGDDAELNVSLIIQSAAAIGSFACGFDDGVKAVLDAGVFNILLSLISYPNDKVVSAAARSLKFIYQSKLAPRYDFLQGNNMEFIQSLLNSENENVTGLGASIITHSCQTNMQQKALSDTGIIKKLICMLGGSVTQKEASLESLATILKGNPDVILKFMEPENGGALGTVNELTKDKNARTRLLACMCLIVIRNSSPSCLQDLRIKTKLILILLELLEDDQVGDEAPFALSSLIAEKEDLQVLAFEANVIDKLVNHLRKGPLLSRRLEGILIALANMCSRLERCRDRLLSLEAMKFVTDALSQDSGEVRAAACICLKNVSRSVKNLSAGLFMNENFVVPLVRLLFDDLTFVQVSALDAISNIVVDFLAHKKIFMQCGGVKQLVQLSKSMDSTIRVKAVCALRNLTFLVNDQCKEEILSELTQLTLGSLICDPETCVQEQSLSLVRNLVDGPLDSIQHVFAEDALLLHAVGQQLQSASKAEVLIQGMYVFTNVASGNEVHKEAVMQELFPPLANDSESVMLKFLHSDDSRLRTAAVWALVNLTFPSSSGAFGRVMKLRNAGVVSQLKNMVNDPCLDVKLRARTALGQSMTSDDGST from the exons ATGCCGGCTTCAGCATCGTCGCCGCCGCCTCCTCCTCCTCCGACCAACAGCCGTCATGAAGATCTAATCGGACGCCTCAGCTCTTCCTCCACCCACGCTAAACTCAAAGCGCTCCGTGacctcaaaaatcaaatcatcggTAACCGTACAAAAAAACTGTGTTTCCTTAAACTCGGCGCCGTTCCTCCTATCACCTCCATACTCTCCTCCGCCGCCGGTGGCGGTGATGACGCGGAGCTGAATGTTTCGTTGATTATTCAATCGGCGGCGGCTATTGGTAGCTTTGCGTGTGGATTTGATGATGGTGTTAAAGCGGTACTTGATGCTGGTGTTTTTAATATTCTTCTTTCCCTTATTTCTTATCCTAATGATAAG GTAGTCAGTGCAGCTGCTCGTTCCCTTAAGTTCATTTATCAATCTAAGTTAGCCCCAAGGTATGATTTTCTACAGGGGAACAATATGGAATTTATCCAGTCACTACTGAATAGTGAAAATGAGAATGTGACTGGACTTGGTGCAAGTATCATTACACATTCTTGTCAGACAAATATGCAGCAGAAGGCATTAAGTGATACTGGAATTATTAAAAAACTCATTTGTATGCTTGGAGGGTCTGTAACTCAAAAAGAGGCTAGTTTAGAGTCTCTAGCCACTATTCTGAAGGGAAATCCTGATGTTATATTAAAGTTCATGGAACCTGAAAATGGAGGCGCGTTGGGTACTGTTAATGAATTGACCAAGGATAAAAATGCCCGGACAAGATTGCTTGCTTGCATGTGCTTGATTGTCATTAGGAACTCTTCTCCTTCTTGCCTTCAAGATTTACGAATCAAAACAAAATTGATACTAATACTACTTGAGCTTCTTGAGGATGATCAAGTCGGAGATGAAGCTCCTTTTGCCTTGTCTAGTTTAATTGCAGAAAAGGAGGATTTGCAAGTATTAGCGTTTGAGGCAAATGTTATCGATAAACTTGTCAACCACCTGCGGAAAGGTCCATTACTGTCAAGACGTTTGGAAGGAATCCTTATTGCATTGGCTAACATGTGTTCGAGACTGGAACGCTGCAGGGATCGGCTTTTGTCATTAGAG GCTATGAAGTTTGTAACTGATGCCTTGAGTCAGGATAGTGGTGAAGTGCGTGCTGCAGCTTGTATTTGTTTGAAAAACGTTTCTCGCTCAGTCAAG AATCTTAGTGCAGGTCTATTTATGAATGAGAACTTTGTTGTTCCCTTGGTTCGGCTTTTATTTGATGATTTGACCTTTGTCCAG GTTTCTGCCCTTGATGCCATCAGCAACATAGTGGTTGATTTCTTGGCGCATAAGAAAATATTTATGCAATGTGGAGGTGTGAAGCAGCTCGTTCAGCTTTCGAAGTCAATGGATTCAACTATTAGGGTAAAAGCCGTGTGTGCTTTAAGGAACCTAACATTCCTTGTGAACGACCAGTGTAAAGAGGAAATTCTATCAGAGCTCACACAGTTAACCTTAGGAAGCCTGATTTGTG ATCCTGAAACTTGTGTTCAAGAGCAATCTTTGTCTTTGGTTCGTAATCTTGTTGATGGGCCTCTAGATTCTATCCAGCATGTCTTTGCTGAGGACGCTCTTCTGCTGCATGCTGTTGGACAGCAACTGCAAAGTGCTTCAAAAGCCGAAGTCCTTATTCAG GGTATGTACGTTTTTACCAATGTTGCATCTGGAAATGAGGTGCACAAGGAAGCCGTTATGCAAGAGCTCTTTCCACCGTTAGCTAATGACTCTGAATCAGTTATGCTCAAGTTTTTACATAGTGATGATAGCCGGTTACGTACAGCAGCAGTTTGGGCTCTAGTAAACCTTACCTTTCCGAGCAGTTCTGGTGCATTTGGCCGAGTGATGAAACTACGGAATGCCGGCGTAGTTTCCCAGTTGAAAAATATGGTCAATGATCCTTGCCTTGATGTAAAG CTTAGAGCGAGGACAGCTCTGGGGCAATCAATGACTTCTGATGATGGTTCTACATGA
- the LOC107847478 gene encoding armadillo repeat-containing protein 8 isoform X2, translated as MPASASSPPPPPPPTNSRHEDLIGRLSSSSTHAKLKALRDLKNQIIGNRTKKLCFLKLGAVPPITSILSSAAGGGDDAELNVSLIIQSAAAIGSFACGFDDGVKAVLDAGVFNILLSLISYPNDKVVSAAARSLKFIYQSKLAPRYDFLQGNNMEFIQSLLNSENENVTGLGASIITHSCQTNMQQKALSDTGIIKKLICMLGGSVTQKEASLESLATILKGNPDVILKFMEPENGGALGTVNELTKDKNARTRLLACMCLIVIRNSSPSCLQDLRIKTKLILILLELLEDDQVGDEAPFALSSLIAEKEDLQVLAFEANVIDKLVNHLRKGPLLSRRLEGILIALANMCSRLERCRDRLLSLEAMKFVTDALSQDSGEVRAAACICLKNVSRSVKNLSAGLFMNENFVVPLVRLLFDDLTFVQVSALDAISNIVVDFLAHKKIFMQCGGVKQLVQLSKSMDSTIRVKAVCALRNLTFLVNDQCKEEILSELTQLTLGSLICDPETCVQEQSLSLVRNLVDGPLDSIQHVFAEDALLLHAVGQQLQSASKAEVLIQVLINLLRFFWSILLDFRGCFS; from the exons ATGCCGGCTTCAGCATCGTCGCCGCCGCCTCCTCCTCCTCCGACCAACAGCCGTCATGAAGATCTAATCGGACGCCTCAGCTCTTCCTCCACCCACGCTAAACTCAAAGCGCTCCGTGacctcaaaaatcaaatcatcggTAACCGTACAAAAAAACTGTGTTTCCTTAAACTCGGCGCCGTTCCTCCTATCACCTCCATACTCTCCTCCGCCGCCGGTGGCGGTGATGACGCGGAGCTGAATGTTTCGTTGATTATTCAATCGGCGGCGGCTATTGGTAGCTTTGCGTGTGGATTTGATGATGGTGTTAAAGCGGTACTTGATGCTGGTGTTTTTAATATTCTTCTTTCCCTTATTTCTTATCCTAATGATAAG GTAGTCAGTGCAGCTGCTCGTTCCCTTAAGTTCATTTATCAATCTAAGTTAGCCCCAAGGTATGATTTTCTACAGGGGAACAATATGGAATTTATCCAGTCACTACTGAATAGTGAAAATGAGAATGTGACTGGACTTGGTGCAAGTATCATTACACATTCTTGTCAGACAAATATGCAGCAGAAGGCATTAAGTGATACTGGAATTATTAAAAAACTCATTTGTATGCTTGGAGGGTCTGTAACTCAAAAAGAGGCTAGTTTAGAGTCTCTAGCCACTATTCTGAAGGGAAATCCTGATGTTATATTAAAGTTCATGGAACCTGAAAATGGAGGCGCGTTGGGTACTGTTAATGAATTGACCAAGGATAAAAATGCCCGGACAAGATTGCTTGCTTGCATGTGCTTGATTGTCATTAGGAACTCTTCTCCTTCTTGCCTTCAAGATTTACGAATCAAAACAAAATTGATACTAATACTACTTGAGCTTCTTGAGGATGATCAAGTCGGAGATGAAGCTCCTTTTGCCTTGTCTAGTTTAATTGCAGAAAAGGAGGATTTGCAAGTATTAGCGTTTGAGGCAAATGTTATCGATAAACTTGTCAACCACCTGCGGAAAGGTCCATTACTGTCAAGACGTTTGGAAGGAATCCTTATTGCATTGGCTAACATGTGTTCGAGACTGGAACGCTGCAGGGATCGGCTTTTGTCATTAGAG GCTATGAAGTTTGTAACTGATGCCTTGAGTCAGGATAGTGGTGAAGTGCGTGCTGCAGCTTGTATTTGTTTGAAAAACGTTTCTCGCTCAGTCAAG AATCTTAGTGCAGGTCTATTTATGAATGAGAACTTTGTTGTTCCCTTGGTTCGGCTTTTATTTGATGATTTGACCTTTGTCCAG GTTTCTGCCCTTGATGCCATCAGCAACATAGTGGTTGATTTCTTGGCGCATAAGAAAATATTTATGCAATGTGGAGGTGTGAAGCAGCTCGTTCAGCTTTCGAAGTCAATGGATTCAACTATTAGGGTAAAAGCCGTGTGTGCTTTAAGGAACCTAACATTCCTTGTGAACGACCAGTGTAAAGAGGAAATTCTATCAGAGCTCACACAGTTAACCTTAGGAAGCCTGATTTGTG ATCCTGAAACTTGTGTTCAAGAGCAATCTTTGTCTTTGGTTCGTAATCTTGTTGATGGGCCTCTAGATTCTATCCAGCATGTCTTTGCTGAGGACGCTCTTCTGCTGCATGCTGTTGGACAGCAACTGCAAAGTGCTTCAAAAGCCGAAGTCCTTATTCAG GTCCTAATCAACCTTCTGAGATTCTTCTGGTCAATTCTGCTGGATTTTCGTGGTTGTTTTAGCTGA